A segment of the Oceanispirochaeta sp. genome:
AATGCCACCTATGTCGGTTTTACCGGAACCCCCGTTGACGCCACACTCGATGTCTTTGGTAGTGAACAAGATTCAAGGCGTTGATTTTTCCAAAAAGTTTAAAGCCATTGTGGATAAATACAATGAGCGCAAAGAGGATGATACCTTAAGAAGTGAAGTCATGGATGACTTTGCCGATGAAATTATTGGCCTATATAATGCCATGAGGAAAGAGAAAGAGTCCTATGCTGATCTTGGTATTGATTTCGAAGAAAAGGCTTTTTACGATATTCTCAAAGCACTCGCTCATAAGTATGACTTTAATTACCCCGAAGATAAGCTCCTTGCGCTTGCCGGGAAGGTGAAAATAGTCGTGGATGATAAGGCTAAATATACCGACTGGAGCCAGAGGGATGATATTAAGGCGGAGTTGAAGGCTGATCTGATTATTCTGCTCGCTGAAAATGATTATCCACCTGTAGACCGTGATGAAGTGTACAAAGAGATATTTGAACAGGCCGAGAATTTTAAGCGGAATCAGGGTGTGATCTAATTCAATATGCTTCATTCAATGAACTGACCGAAATAAATTCCGGATTGATTGTGTCATTGTCAACAACGGTAAAAAAATGTTAACAAAATGACTGAAATGTTTTAAATGATTGTTGTTACCAGTTGGTACTTGAATTCGTATCTTTTTAGCTTCAAGTATACTTTTATAGATATAACCCCCTCCCTCTGGGAGGAAATCAAAGGAGTCCTTATTATGTTTACTCTTCCCATTAAAGGCAGTGATGCAGTTTATACGGTCAATC
Coding sequences within it:
- a CDS encoding type I restriction enzyme endonuclease domain-containing protein codes for the protein MPPMSVLPEPPLTPHSMSLVVNKIQGVDFSKKFKAIVDKYNERKEDDTLRSEVMDDFADEIIGLYNAMRKEKESYADLGIDFEEKAFYDILKALAHKYDFNYPEDKLLALAGKVKIVVDDKAKYTDWSQRDDIKAELKADLIILLAENDYPPVDRDEVYKEIFEQAENFKRNQGVI